The following coding sequences are from one Danaus plexippus chromosome 13 unlocalized genomic scaffold, MEX_DaPlex mxdp_15, whole genome shotgun sequence window:
- the LOC116769943 gene encoding hairy/enhancer-of-split related with YRPW motif protein 1-like encodes MNGTDGTNLNNALFRRTSVDCEPSSGEHIGKMQCSEDDDSQSGFNSEPTQVLSKAELRKTNKPIMEKKRRARINNCLNELKDLLMDAMDKDPARHSKLEKADILELTVKHLQTLQRQQLAAAIAADPAVLHRFKAGFGDCAGEVRRYLSRLASVPTGLRYRLGNHLNTCLSGIERLHSTDYPPLIPDPLRLDDERPSAFHYVRSTKPTSPPLSPLSCDSACDSSTELETPPRPVQKYPFPTPPSHSASDQDSSPEQKPTVSSTTISPDTLKQDVLRNKTVMEPLSIVIDVENYRIGIDASPKRAVDYSIRHKLKRHSDAKGPMPKLMKLDGERKEKQFLDRLQAPEVKTERSAFVQLPDKVIPERKLTIPEGIPAAREKSSEMKANVPRTVISHTAASLAQSSLQNIKTEDKDSPKSPKQGTSSEMWRPW; translated from the exons ATGAATGGTACTGATgggacaaatttaaataatgccCTATTTCGTCGGACGTCAGTTGATTGCGAACCGTCGTCCGGTGAACATATAGGAAAAATGCAGTGCAGTGAGGACGATGACTCCCAAAGCGGGTTCAATTCAGAACCGACCCAAGTTCTATCTAAGGCTGAATTAAGAAAG ACGAACAAACCTATAATGGAAAAGAAGAGGCGAGCGCGCATTAATAACTGTCTCAACGAATTAAAAGATCTCTTGATGGATGCTATGGATAAAGAC CCAGCTCGGCACTCGAAACTGGAAAAGGCCGACATCCTGGAGCTGACCGTTAAACACCTCCAGACCCTCCAGCGTCAGCAGCTAGCTGCAGCGATCGCTGCGGACCCCGCCGTCCTACACCGATTCAAGGCCGGCTTCGGAGACTGTGCCGGGGAAGTCCGAAGATACCTCTCCAGACTCGCCAGTGTACCCACCGGACTTCGCTACAGACTTGGAAACCATCTCAACACCTGTCTATCAGGGATAGAACGATTACACTCCACTGACTACCCACCACTGATACCGGACCCTTTGAGACTAGACGACGAAAGGCCGAGTGCGTTCCATTACGTAAGATCGACTAAGCCGACCAGCCCGCCCTTGAGTCCCTTGTCCTGTGATTCCGCGTGTGATTCTTCTACGGAACTCGAGACTCCGCCGCGACCCGTACAGAAATACCCCTTCCCGACACCTCCCAGCCATTCCGCATCGGATCAAGATTCTAGTCCAGAACAAAAACCTACCGTATCCTCCACAACGATATCACCAGACACATTGAAACAAGATGTCCTGAGGAACAAAACAGTGATGGAACCGCTATCAATTGTTATCGATGTCGAGAATTACAGAATAGGAATCGACGCGTCACCAAAGAGAGCGGTCGATTATTCGATACGTCACAAGCTAAAACGACATTCAGATGCCAAAGGACCAATGCCAAAGCTGATGAAACTTGACGGGGAGAGGAAGGAAAAGCAATTCTTAGATAGATTGCAAGCGCCTGAAGTCAAGACTGAACGTTCCGCCTTTGTGCAGTTACCAGACAAGGTGATCCCTGAAAGAAAGTTGACTATACCCGAAGGTATACCAGCTGCGAGGGAAAAGTCCTCAGAAATGAAAGCCAACGTGCCCAGAACAGTCATAAGCCACACAGCGGCGTCACTGGCACAGTCGAgtcttcaaaatattaagactGAAGATAAAGACAGTCCTAAATCACCAAAACAAGGAACCAGTTCAGAAATGTGGAGACCCTGGTGA